In Apium graveolens cultivar Ventura chromosome 10, ASM990537v1, whole genome shotgun sequence, the following are encoded in one genomic region:
- the LOC141690317 gene encoding putative pentatricopeptide repeat-containing protein At5g13230, mitochondrial yields the protein MSLLLTKLVKAKECMVRHRTSVSALRHISVCVATTFDSYEYSNLLQNCVINDNLKTGQALHCDIIKKGDISCLDLFASNILLNLYVKSDLLPDARHLFDFMPVRNVVSFVTLIQGYSQEIHYSEAIQLFVRLHSEGHELNAFVFTTILKLLVSMERDDERCLCCSNIHASICKLGHHANAFVATALVDAYAVCGFVQFAREVFDGIVCKDMISWSGIIGCYADNHHYQGALQLFSQMQLAGFKPNNFVLSSVLKACAGLGAIGVGRGIHSRSFKTHYETDPYVRISLIQLYTVSDQIEDARQVFEEIAEKDVIPWSFLIARYSQSDRCKQAIDLFLRMRQQLVVPNQFTFSSILQACATVKNFEFGRQIHSHVLKAGIDKDIYVSNAVMDFYAKCGCIESSLNIFSESKNRNDVTWNILIVAYAQVGDGEEALNLFCKMLHDQVQVTEVTYSSVLHACARLPALEAGIQLHSSIVKNPYSEDVSVGNALIDMYAKCGSIRDARLVFERMNKRDVVSWNSMVSAYSMHGLGKDALAIFENMQSTDIKPNQLTLVGVLSACSNTGSLDRGQHYFDAMVRDYGIEPCIEHYTCMVSLFGKLGHLEKALKLIEDIPFTPSVMVWRALLGACVVHNDLDLGRLSAERVLEIEPQDEASYVLLSNIYASSRRWDNVALVRKKMKRKGVKKEPGVSWIEHQGTVHHFCVGDSSHPDIKLINGMLEWLNQRCNKAGYVPDCSVVLLNVDDDDKAGLLWVHSERLALAYGLIKMPYGSSIRIMKNLRICTDCHALVKFISKIVQREIIIRDINRFHHFEDGFCSCGDYW from the coding sequence ATGAGCTTATTGCTAACAAAATTAGTGAAAGCGAAGGAGTGCATGGTTAGACATAGAACAAGTGTGTCGGCACTGAGACATATCAGTGTTTGTGTAGCTACCACATTCGATTCCTACGAGTACTCTAATTTGCTCCAGAATTGTGTCATCAATGACAACCTCAAAACCGGACAGGCTTTACACTGTGATATCATCAAGAAAGGAGACATTTCTTGTCTGGATCTTTTTGCATCCAACATTTTACTTAATCTCTATGTTAAGTCTGATTTATTACCTGACGCTCGTCACCTGTTTGATTTTATGCCTGTTAGAAATGTTGTCTCGTTTGTTACACTCATTCAGGGTTACTCTCAGGAGATACATTATTCCGAGGCTATTCAGTTGTTTGTGAGATTACATTCTGAGGGACATGAACTTAATGCCTTTGTTTTCACTACTATTCTTAAGTTGCTTGTTAGTATGGAACGAGATGACGAGCGTTGTTTGTGTTGTAGTAACATTCACGCCTCCATTTGTAAACTTGGTCATCATGCTAATGCATTTGTTGCTACTGCTCTTGTTGATGCCTACGCTGTATGTGGCTTTGTTCAGTTTGCAAGAGAAGTTTTTGATGGAATTGTGTGCAAGGATATGATTTCGTGGAGTGGAATTATTGGATGTTATGCGGACAATCATCATTATCAGGGGGCGCTTCAACTCTTTTCTCAAATGCAACTTGCTGGATTTAAGCCAAATAACTTCGTGCTTTCCAGTGTGCTTAAAGCCTGTGCCGGTCTTGGTGCCATTGGTGTAGGGAGAGGTATTCATAGCCGTTCTTTTAAAACTCATTATGAGACCGATCCTTACGTACGTATTTCTCTCATTCAGTTGTACACTGTTTCTGATCAGATTGAGGATGCTCGGCAAGTATTTGAGGAGATCGCTGAGAAGGATGTGATTCCTTGGAGTTTCTTGATCGCAAGGTATTCCCAAAGTGACCGATGCAAACAGGCTATAGATCTATTTTTAAGGATGAGGCAACAATTAGTTGTCCCTAATCAGTTCACTTTCTCGAGTATTTTGCAAGCATGTGCCACTGTGAAGAATTTTGAATTTGGAAGGCAAATACATTCGCATGTCTTAAAGGCTGGCATTGATAAAGATATATATGTCTCAAATGCCGTTATGGATTTCTATGCCAAGTGTGGATGCATTGAAAGttcattaaatattttttcgGAGTCAAAGAATAGGAATGACGTGACATGGAATATACTAATTGTTGCTTATGCACAAGTAGGAGATGGGGAGGAGGCTTTAAATTTGTTTTGTAAGATGCTCCATGACCAAGTACAGGTAACTGAGGTAACATATTCTAGTGTTCTTCATGCTTGTGCTAGGTTGCCAGCCCTGGAGGCAGGCATTCAGTTACATTCTTCAATTGTTAAAAATCCCTACAGTGAAGATGTGTCAGTTGGCAATGCTTTGATCGATATGTATGCCAAGTGTGGGAGCATTAGGGATGCTCGTTTGGTATTTGAGAGGATGAACAAACGAGATGTGGTCTCATGGAATTCCATGGTGTCCGCATATTCAATGCATGGTCTGGGTAAAGATGCTCTGGCAATCTTCGAGAACATGCAAAGCACAGACATAAAACCAAATCAGTTAACTCTTGTTGGCGTTCTTTCAGCTTGTAGCAACACTGGGTCATTGGATCGTGGTCAACATTACTTTGATGCCATGGTAAGAGATTATGGTATTGAACCCTGCATAGAGCACTATACTTGCATGGTGTCACTCTTTGGAAAATTAGGTCATCTCGAGAAGGCACTAAAGCTAATTGAAGATATCCCGTTTACGCCTAGTGTCATGGTGTGGCGTGCTTTGCTTGGGGCTTGTGTTGTCCATAATGATCTTGACCTTGGAAGACTATCTGCTGAGCGTGTACTCGAAATAGAACCCCAAGATGAGGCCTCTTATGTGTTGCTGTCAAATATATACGCCTCCTCTAGGAGGTGGGATAATGTTGCTCTTGTTAGGAAAAAGATGAAGAGAAAGGGTGTAAAGAAAGAACCAGGAGTTAGTTGGATTGAACACCAGGGAACAGTCCATCATTTCTGTGTAGGCGATTCCTCACATCCTGACATCAAATTAATCAATGGAATGCTGGAGTGGTTAAATCAAAGATGTAACAAAGCAGGTTATGTACCTGATTGCAGTGTTGTATTACTCAACGTGGATGATGATGATAAAGCAGGGCTTTTATGGGTTCACAGTGAGAGACTAGCCCTAGCATATGGTCTTATAAAAATGCCATATGGTAGTTCTATCCGTATCATGAAAAACCTTCGAATATGTACGGACTGCCACGCCTTGGTCAAGTTCATATCAAAAATTGTGCAGAGGGAAATTATTATTCGTGATATAAATCGATTTCATCACTTCGAGGATGGGTTCTGCTCTTGTGGTGATTACTGGTGA